From the genome of Melitaea cinxia chromosome 12, ilMelCinx1.1, whole genome shotgun sequence, one region includes:
- the LOC123658339 gene encoding delta-1-pyrroline-5-carboxylate synthase, translating into MCNLLNICEKLGYLKNVMFRNPTLISARNFSVKCQHYGLNVDKRTLVSTERKQQTFSDRSQLKYARRLVVKLGSAVITREDGNGLALGRLSSIIEQVAECHHEGRECIMVTSGAVAFGRQKLTQELLMSLSMRETLSPSDHTREDAGSILDPRAAAAVGQSELMSMYDAMFSQYNVKIAQVLVTKPDFYNEETRKNLFCTLSELISLNIVPIVNTNDAVSPPMYIHDDTVVPGTGKKGIGIKDNDSLSALLAAEIQSDLLIMMSDVDGIYNKPPWEDGARMIHTYTSKERDQVQFGQKSKVGTGGMDSKVNAATWAMARGVSVVICNGMQEKAIKTIISGRKVGTFFTDCPTVSTTSVDVMAENARSGSRTLQKLTPAERASAIHSLADLLLDKKDLILEANAKDLEEATKNGLETPLLNRLSLSPGKLKTLSIGLKQIADSSYENVGRVLRKTKLAENLILQEVTVPIGVLLVIFESRPDSLPQVAALAMASANGLLLKGGKEAAHSNKTLMGLVKESLQTVGAQDAIALVSTREEISDLLSMEKHIDLIIPRGSSDLVRSIQKQSQHIPVLGHAEGVCHVYLDKDADPVKALKIVRDAKCDYPAACNAMETLLIHEDHLTGNLFTEVCNMLKNEGVKIHAGPRLASQLTFGPPAARSMRHEYGDLECCIEIVKNLDEAVDHIHKFGSSHTDVIVTEDYNTAKQFLNAVDSACVFHNVSSRFADGFRFGLGAEVGISTARIHARGPVGVEGLLTTKWILEGTDHTAAEFNEGKRNWVHEKLPVN; encoded by the exons GGCTTAAACGTAGACAAGCGGACTCTTGTAAGCACGGAAAGGAAACAACAAACATTTTCGGATAGATCTCAGCTAAAGTATGCAAGGAGACTTGTCGTCAAACTTGGTAGTGCTGTCATTACAAGGGAAGACGGTAATGGTCTGGCTTTAGGACGATTATCTTCAATAATCGAACAG GTAGCAGAATGTCACCACGAGGGCCGAGAATGTATAATGGTGACCAGCGGCGCCGTCGCCTTTGGAAGACAAAAGTTAACTCAAGAACTGCTCATGTCCTTGTCTATGAGGGAAACGCTCTCACCCAGTGATCACACTCGTGag GATGCGGGAAGTATCTTGGACCCTCGTGCCGCGGCAGCAGTTGGTCAGTCTGAGCTAATGTCAATGTATGACGCGATGTTCTCTCAATACAATGTTAAAATTGCTCAG GTCCTAGTAACAAAACCAGACTTCTATAACGAAGAAACTAGAAAAAATTTATTCTGCACACTGTCTGAGCTGATATCCTTGAACATCGTTCCAATAGTAAACACTAATGACGCTGTTAGCCCCCCCATGTACATACACGATGACACCGTTGTACCGGGAACTGGTAAAAAG GGTATAGGTATAAAAGACAATGACAGTCTATCAGCATTGCTTGCGGCTGAGATACAATCAGATCTACTCATCATGATGTCTGATGTTGATGGTATCTATAACAAACCACCATGGGAGGATGGAGCTCGAATGATACATACTTATACTTCTAAGGAACGAGATCAAGTGCAATTTGGACAGAAGTCTAAG GTAGGTACAGGCGGTATGGATTCAAAGGTAAATGCAGCGACATGGGCGATGGCGAGGGGGGTCAGTGTGGTCATATGCAATGGAATGCAGGAAAAAGCCATCAAGACTATCATCAGTGGAAGGAAAGTTGGTACATTCTTCACTGACTGCCCAACCGTTTCGACAACTTCCGTTGATGTTATGGCTGAAAATG CCCGGTCAGGCAGTAGAACTTTACAGAAACTCACACCAGCGGAAAGAGCATCAGCCATTCATTCATTAGCAGATCTTCTACTCGACAAAAAAGACTTAATTTTAGAGGCAAATGCAAAAGATTTAGAGGAAGCGACGAAAAATGGCCTTGAAACGCCATTACTTAACAGATTATCACTGAGTCCAGGAAAGCTCAAAACTTTATCTATAGGTCTGAAACAAATAGCCGATTCTAGCTACGAAAATGTTGGCAGGGTTTTGAGAAAGACCAAACTAGCCGAAAATTTGATACTTCAAGAAGTAACCGTACCTATTGGAGTTCTGTTGGTTATATTTGAATCTAGACCAGATTCTTTACCACAAGTAGCTGCTTTAGCAATGGCTTCGGCTAATGGTTTACTATTAAAAGGCGGGAAGGAAGCAGCCCATTCTAACAAAACTCTAATGGGATTAGTCAAGGAATCCTTACAAACAGTAGGAGCACAGGACGCTATAGCATTAGTATCAACAAGGGAGGAAATAAGCGATTTATTATCAATGGAAAAACACATAGATCTGATAATTCCCCGAGGGTCATCAGATTTAGTTAGGAGTATACAAAAACAATCTCAACACATTCCAGTACTCGGTCACGCGGAGGGAGTGTGTCATGTTTATCTAGATAAGGACGCAGATCCAGTTAAAGCTTTGAAAATAGTACGTGACGCGAAATGTGACTATCCAGCGGCTTGTAATGCTatggaaactttattgattcATGAAGATCATTTGACTGGAAACTTGTTCACGGAAGTTTGTAACATGTTGAAAAATGAAGGTGTTAAGATACACGCGGGGCCAAGATTGGCCTCTCAGTTAACATTTGGTCCACCAGCGGCTAGGTCTATGAGACACGAGTACGGAGATCTCGAGTGTTGTATAGAAATTGTCAAGAATTTGGACGAAGCTGTTGACCATATTCATAAATTTGGAAGCTCTCATACAGATGTTATTGTAACGGAAGATT ATAACACAGCGAAGCAGTTCCTAAACGCAGTGGACAGTGCATGTGTCTTCCATAACGTATCATCGCGGTTCGCGGATGGGTTCCGGTTCGGGCTTGGAGCTGAAGTTGGAATTTCTACTGCTAGGATACATGCCAGAG GCCCAGTGGGAGTGGAAGGTCTATTGACCACTAAATGGATACTCGAAGGAACGGACCACACTGCGGCGGAATTTAACGAGGGGAAACGAAACTGGGTACACGAAAAATTACCAGTTAATTGA